One segment of Xanthomonas oryzae pv. oryzae DNA contains the following:
- the nusG gene encoding transcription termination/antitermination protein NusG, giving the protein MKRWYVVHAYSGFEKSVAQALRDRIARTEMEDRFGDVLVPTEEVIEMRAGQKRRSERKFFPGYVLVQIETHEEAGIPRIDNESWHLVKETSRVMGFIGGTADRPLPIRDEEADAILQRVQDGVEKPRPKVLFEPGQMVRVTEGPFNDFNGVVEEVNYEKSRLRVAVLIFGRSTPVELEFGQVEKG; this is encoded by the coding sequence GTGAAGCGTTGGTATGTCGTTCACGCCTATTCAGGCTTCGAAAAATCCGTAGCGCAGGCATTGCGTGATCGTATCGCCCGCACCGAAATGGAAGATCGTTTCGGCGACGTGCTGGTGCCGACCGAAGAGGTCATCGAAATGCGCGCCGGCCAGAAGCGTCGATCCGAGCGCAAGTTCTTCCCCGGCTATGTGCTTGTGCAGATCGAAACCCATGAAGAGGCCGGTATTCCGCGCATCGACAACGAAAGCTGGCACTTGGTGAAGGAAACTTCCAGGGTGATGGGCTTCATCGGCGGCACCGCCGATCGGCCGCTGCCGATCCGCGACGAAGAGGCAGATGCGATCCTGCAGCGGGTGCAGGACGGTGTCGAAAAGCCGCGTCCAAAGGTGTTGTTCGAGCCGGGCCAGATGGTGCGTGTCACCGAAGGTCCGTTCAACGACTTCAATGGCGTCGTCGAAGAAGTCAATTACGAGAAGAGCAGGCTGCGTGTCGCCGTGCTCATCTTCGGTCGCTCTACCCCGGTCGAGCTCGAATTCGGTCAGGTCGAGAAGGGCTGA
- the secE gene encoding preprotein translocase subunit SecE, with product MNSKIEPSKSASAASADIVKYVISALLVVAGLFVWFWFSAPERATQLGAWTPQLRALAVIVGLVAGAFVFLGTGKGRETREFISESRFELRKVVWPTRQEAIRTTWVVIVVVIILSLLLGGFDFVIQKLTQWFLAR from the coding sequence ATGAATAGCAAAATCGAGCCTTCCAAAAGCGCGTCTGCTGCCAGCGCTGATATCGTGAAATACGTCATCTCCGCACTCCTCGTGGTTGCGGGGTTGTTTGTGTGGTTCTGGTTTTCTGCGCCTGAGCGCGCCACCCAGCTTGGAGCCTGGACGCCGCAGTTGCGTGCGCTGGCTGTCATCGTTGGGTTGGTAGCGGGCGCATTTGTGTTTTTGGGCACCGGCAAAGGTCGTGAGACCCGCGAATTCATATCCGAATCCAGATTCGAATTGCGTAAGGTTGTCTGGCCGACGCGTCAGGAAGCCATTCGCACCACCTGGGTCGTGATTGTTGTTGTAATCATTCTGAGTTTGCTGTTGGGCGGCTTCGACTTTGTCATCCAGAAGCTCACGCAGTGGTTCCTGGCTCGTTGA
- the tuf gene encoding elongation factor Tu, with protein MAKAKFERTKPHVNVGTIGHVDHGKTTLTAALTKIGAERFGGEFKAYDAIDAAPEEKARGITISTAHVEYESPSRHYAHVDCPGHADYVKNMITGAAQMDGAILVCSAADGPMPQTREHILLSRQVGVPHIVVFLNKADMVDDAELLELVEMEVRELLSKYDFPGDDTPIIHGSARLALDGDQSEIGVPAILKLVDALDTFIPEPTRDVDRPFLMPVEDVFSISGRGTVVTGRIERGIIKVGDEIEIVGIRATQKTTVTGVEMFRKLLDQGQAGDNAGLLLRGTKRDDVERGQVLCKPGSIKPHTEFEAEVYVLSKDEGGRHTPFFKGYRPQLYFRTTDITGAIDLPEGVEMVMPGDNVKMTVTLINPVAMDEGLRFAIREGGRTVGAGVVSKIIK; from the coding sequence ATGGCAAAAGCTAAATTCGAGCGCACCAAGCCGCACGTGAACGTCGGCACCATCGGTCACGTTGACCATGGCAAGACCACGTTGACCGCTGCGCTGACCAAGATCGGTGCAGAGCGTTTCGGTGGTGAGTTCAAGGCGTACGACGCGATCGACGCGGCGCCGGAAGAGAAGGCGCGCGGCATCACGATTTCGACCGCGCACGTCGAATACGAATCCCCGTCGCGCCACTACGCACACGTGGATTGCCCCGGTCACGCCGACTATGTCAAGAACATGATCACCGGTGCAGCGCAGATGGACGGCGCGATTCTGGTGTGTTCGGCCGCGGACGGCCCAATGCCGCAGACCCGTGAGCACATCCTGCTCTCGCGTCAGGTCGGTGTGCCGCACATCGTCGTGTTCCTGAACAAGGCCGACATGGTCGACGACGCCGAATTGCTCGAGCTAGTCGAAATGGAAGTGCGCGAGTTGCTCAGCAAGTACGACTTCCCGGGCGACGACACCCCAATCATCCACGGTTCGGCGCGTCTGGCGCTGGATGGCGATCAGAGCGAGATCGGCGTGCCGGCGATCCTGAAGCTGGTCGACGCGCTCGACACCTTCATCCCGGAGCCGACCCGCGACGTCGATCGTCCGTTCCTGATGCCGGTGGAAGACGTATTCTCGATCTCGGGCCGCGGCACCGTGGTGACTGGTCGTATCGAGCGCGGCATCATCAAGGTGGGCGACGAAATCGAAATCGTCGGTATCCGTGCGACGCAGAAGACCACGGTGACGGGCGTGGAAATGTTCCGCAAGCTGCTTGACCAGGGTCAGGCGGGCGACAACGCGGGTCTGCTGCTGCGCGGCACCAAGCGCGACGACGTCGAGCGTGGCCAGGTGCTGTGCAAGCCGGGTTCGATCAAGCCGCACACCGAGTTCGAAGCCGAAGTCTACGTGCTGTCGAAGGATGAAGGTGGCCGTCATACCCCGTTCTTCAAGGGCTACCGTCCGCAGTTGTACTTTCGCACCACCGACATCACGGGCGCGATTGATTTGCCTGAAGGGGTGGAGATGGTGATGCCTGGCGACAACGTCAAGATGACGGTGACGTTGATCAACCCGGTGGCGATGGACGAAGGCCTGCGTTTCGCGATCCGCGAAGGCGGCCGTACCGTCGGTGCCGGCGTGGTGTCCAAGATCATCAAGTAA
- the ychF gene encoding redox-regulated ATPase YchF has translation MGIKCGIVGLPNVGKSTLFNALTKAGIAAANFPFCTIEPNVGIVPVPDPRLNQLAGIVKPQKLIPTAVEFVDIAGLVAGAASGEGLGNKFLAHIREVDAITHVVRCFDNDDVIHVNNKVDPIADIETIDTELALADLDSVEKALNRAERSAKGGDKDAAARKPVLAKLQAALADGKSGRAAGLDDEEKALVRDLFLLTLKPVLYIANVLEDGFENNPHLDAVRAHALAEGAEVVPVSAAIEEELSQLDDEDRDTFLADLGLEEPGLNRVIRAAYTLLGLQTYFTAGVKEVRAWTVRAGSTAPQAAAVIHTDFEKGFIRAETIGFDDFIKYRGEAGARDAGRLRLEGKEYRVQEGDVLHFRFNV, from the coding sequence ATGGGTATCAAATGCGGCATCGTCGGCCTGCCCAACGTCGGCAAGTCGACCCTATTCAATGCGCTGACCAAGGCTGGCATCGCTGCGGCCAACTTCCCGTTCTGCACCATCGAGCCGAACGTCGGCATCGTGCCGGTGCCCGATCCGCGCCTGAATCAGCTGGCCGGCATCGTCAAGCCGCAAAAGCTGATTCCCACCGCGGTCGAGTTCGTCGATATCGCCGGCCTGGTTGCTGGCGCGGCAAGCGGCGAAGGCCTGGGCAATAAGTTCCTGGCGCACATCCGCGAGGTCGATGCGATCACCCACGTGGTGCGTTGCTTCGACAACGACGACGTGATTCACGTCAATAACAAGGTCGACCCGATCGCCGATATCGAAACCATTGATACCGAGCTGGCGCTGGCCGATCTGGATAGCGTGGAAAAGGCCCTCAACCGTGCCGAACGCAGTGCAAAAGGCGGCGACAAGGATGCAGCGGCGCGAAAGCCGGTGCTGGCCAAGTTGCAAGCCGCGCTGGCCGACGGCAAGTCGGGTCGCGCCGCCGGTCTGGACGACGAAGAAAAGGCGCTGGTGCGTGATCTGTTCCTGCTGACGCTCAAGCCTGTGCTTTACATCGCCAACGTGCTCGAGGACGGTTTCGAAAACAACCCGCACCTGGATGCGGTACGCGCGCATGCGCTGGCCGAAGGTGCGGAAGTGGTGCCGGTGTCGGCCGCCATCGAAGAGGAGTTGTCCCAGCTCGACGACGAAGACCGCGACACATTCCTGGCCGATCTCGGCCTGGAAGAGCCAGGGTTGAATCGCGTCATTCGTGCGGCTTACACACTGTTGGGTCTGCAGACCTACTTCACTGCGGGCGTCAAGGAAGTGCGTGCCTGGACGGTTCGGGCCGGTTCGACGGCACCACAGGCCGCTGCCGTGATCCACACCGATTTCGAGAAGGGCTTCATCCGGGCCGAGACGATTGGCTTTGACGACTTCATCAAATACCGCGGCGAAGCCGGTGCCCGCGATGCCGGGCGTCTGCGTCTGGAAGGCAAGGAATACCGCGTGCAGGAAGGCGATGTGCTGCACTTCCGTTTCAACGTCTGA
- the pth gene encoding aminoacyl-tRNA hydrolase, with amino-acid sequence MSALRLIVGLGNPGQEHAQTRHNAGFRFVDSLIERSGARWALDSKLFGETAKVDIAGQPVWLLKPATFMNLSGKSITAALRFWKIEPEHLLVAHDELDLAPGTARLKFDGGHGGQNGLRDTIGLLGHGKFHRLRVGIGHPGHKDRVVPWVLGRAGREDDAAIGTAIDAAIDVLPLAMEGHFSEAMKRLHTSRDA; translated from the coding sequence ATGTCTGCACTCCGCCTGATCGTTGGACTCGGTAACCCGGGCCAGGAACACGCGCAAACCCGGCATAACGCCGGTTTTCGTTTCGTCGATTCCCTCATCGAGCGCAGTGGCGCCCGCTGGGCATTGGACAGCAAGTTGTTCGGCGAGACCGCCAAGGTCGATATCGCAGGGCAGCCGGTCTGGCTGCTCAAGCCAGCCACCTTCATGAATCTCAGCGGCAAGTCGATCACCGCCGCATTGCGGTTCTGGAAGATCGAGCCGGAGCACCTGCTCGTCGCCCATGACGAACTGGATCTGGCGCCCGGCACGGCGCGGCTCAAGTTCGACGGTGGTCACGGCGGACAAAACGGTCTGCGCGACACCATTGGCCTGCTCGGGCATGGCAAATTTCACCGTCTGCGCGTTGGCATTGGCCATCCCGGTCACAAGGACCGTGTGGTGCCCTGGGTGCTTGGACGGGCAGGGCGCGAGGATGACGCCGCGATTGGCACTGCCATCGACGCCGCTATCGACGTGCTACCGCTGGCGATGGAAGGTCATTTCAGCGAGGCGATGAAACGTCTGCACACCAGCAGGGATGCGTGA
- a CDS encoding 50S ribosomal protein L25/general stress protein Ctc gives MAKTHEIKAERRADEGKGASRRLRHAGVIPAIVYGGELEPVSIQLNHEQIWLAQQNEWFYSSILDLNLNGDVQQVLLRDIQRHPFKQLIMHIDFQRVSANQKLSAAVPLHFINEEASPAGKSSEVVVTHELNEVQVVCLPKDLPEFIEVDLGALEVGNVIHLSEIKLPAGVEIPELKLGKERDVAVVAAKHVRIQEEDAAGEEGSEGAETK, from the coding sequence ATGGCAAAGACTCATGAAATCAAGGCCGAGCGCCGCGCTGACGAGGGGAAGGGTGCGAGCCGCCGCCTGCGTCACGCTGGCGTCATTCCGGCTATCGTGTACGGTGGCGAACTCGAGCCGGTCAGCATCCAGCTCAACCACGAGCAGATCTGGCTTGCCCAGCAGAACGAGTGGTTCTACTCGTCCATCCTGGACCTGAACCTCAATGGCGACGTGCAGCAGGTGCTGCTGCGTGACATACAGCGCCATCCGTTCAAGCAGCTGATCATGCACATCGACTTCCAGCGCGTCAGCGCCAACCAGAAGCTCAGCGCTGCTGTGCCGCTGCACTTCATCAACGAAGAGGCCTCGCCGGCTGGTAAGTCGAGCGAAGTGGTCGTCACCCATGAGCTCAACGAAGTTCAGGTGGTCTGCCTGCCGAAGGATCTGCCGGAGTTCATCGAAGTGGACCTCGGTGCACTGGAAGTGGGCAACGTGATCCACTTGTCCGAAATCAAGCTGCCGGCCGGTGTCGAAATTCCGGAGCTGAAGCTGGGTAAGGAACGCGACGTAGCAGTGGTGGCTGCCAAGCACGTGCGCATCCAAGAAGAAGACGCTGCCGGCGAAGAAGGCAGCGAAGGCGCCGAGACCAAGTAA
- a CDS encoding ribose-phosphate diphosphokinase — MQDQRNLLVFSGNANKPLAQSICKELGVRMGKALVTRFSDGEVQVEIEESVRRQEVFVIQPTCAPSAENLMELLVLIDALKRASAQSVTAVIPYFGYSRQDRRMRSSRVPITAKVAAKMICAMEADRVLTVDLHADQIQGFFDVPVDNVYASPLLLADIWRAYGTDNLIVVSPDVGGVVRARAVAKRLDDADLAIIDKRRPRANVATVMNIIGDVQGKTCVLVDDLVDTAGTLCAAAAALKQRGALKVVAYITHPVLSGPAVDNINNSQLDELVVTDTIPLNEAARICAKIRQLSVAELLAETIRRIAFGESVSSLYVD; from the coding sequence ATGCAAGACCAACGTAATCTGCTGGTGTTCTCCGGCAATGCCAACAAGCCGCTTGCCCAGAGCATCTGCAAGGAGCTGGGCGTTCGCATGGGTAAGGCCCTGGTCACGCGCTTTTCCGATGGCGAAGTGCAGGTCGAGATCGAAGAGAGCGTGCGCCGGCAGGAAGTGTTCGTCATCCAGCCGACCTGCGCGCCGAGCGCCGAAAACCTGATGGAACTGCTGGTGCTGATCGACGCGCTCAAGCGCGCCAGCGCCCAGTCCGTCACTGCGGTGATCCCGTATTTCGGTTATTCGCGTCAGGACCGCCGTATGCGCTCCTCGCGCGTGCCGATCACTGCCAAGGTCGCGGCCAAGATGATCTGCGCGATGGAAGCCGACCGCGTGTTGACGGTGGACCTGCACGCCGACCAGATCCAGGGCTTTTTCGATGTGCCGGTCGACAACGTTTACGCCTCGCCGCTGCTGTTGGCTGATATCTGGCGCGCCTACGGTACCGACAACCTGATCGTGGTGTCGCCGGACGTGGGCGGTGTGGTGCGTGCGCGGGCCGTCGCCAAGCGTCTGGACGATGCGGATCTGGCCATCATCGACAAGCGCCGTCCGCGCGCCAACGTCGCCACCGTGATGAACATCATCGGCGACGTGCAGGGCAAGACCTGCGTGCTGGTCGACGATCTGGTCGATACCGCCGGCACCTTGTGCGCCGCCGCAGCAGCGCTCAAGCAGCGCGGCGCGCTCAAGGTCGTGGCCTACATCACCCACCCGGTGCTGTCCGGCCCGGCGGTGGACAACATCAACAATTCGCAGCTCGACGAGCTGGTGGTTACCGACACGATTCCGTTGAACGAAGCGGCGCGCATCTGCGCCAAGATTCGTCAGCTGAGCGTGGCCGAACTGCTGGCCGAGACCATTCGCCGTATTGCCTTCGGCGAATCGGTCAGCTCGCTCTACGTCGACTGA
- the ispE gene encoding 4-(cytidine 5'-diphospho)-2-C-methyl-D-erythritol kinase, with product MDRIALMNAPGTDWSAWPAPAKLNLFLQITGRRADGYHLLQTVFRLLDWGDTIHLRVRSDGQILRIGESLPGVAEDDDLVIRAARLLQSAAGAAAGAEIRVDKRIPAGGGFGGGSSDAATVLVALNALWGLALTADTLAELGLQLGADVPVFVRGRNAWAEGVGEQLTPIALPEAAYLLVDPGVHVPTPVLFRSQELTRDAAPAKITDFASGSLLDNAFEPVLRRREPAVEAVFQALSRVGTPRLTGSGSGCFVEFATRAAAEQALAQLPGSLRAWVVEGAAHSPLLDARDAMKV from the coding sequence ATCGCCCTGATGAACGCGCCGGGCACTGATTGGTCGGCGTGGCCTGCGCCGGCCAAGCTCAATCTGTTCCTGCAGATCACCGGGCGCCGCGCCGATGGCTATCACCTGCTGCAGACCGTGTTCCGGCTGCTGGATTGGGGGGACACCATTCATCTTCGCGTGCGCAGCGACGGCCAGATCCTGCGCATTGGTGAGAGTTTGCCCGGCGTGGCCGAAGACGATGACCTGGTGATCCGCGCCGCGCGCCTGCTGCAATCGGCGGCCGGCGCTGCGGCGGGCGCGGAGATTCGGGTCGACAAGCGCATCCCGGCAGGTGGCGGTTTCGGCGGTGGATCGTCGGACGCGGCGACTGTGTTGGTGGCGCTCAATGCCTTGTGGGGCCTGGCTTTGACGGCGGATACGCTGGCCGAATTGGGTCTGCAGCTGGGTGCGGATGTGCCGGTTTTCGTGCGCGGTCGCAATGCCTGGGCCGAAGGCGTGGGCGAACAGCTGACCCCGATTGCCCTCCCGGAAGCGGCCTATCTGCTGGTCGATCCGGGCGTTCACGTGCCGACACCGGTGTTATTTCGATCACAGGAATTGACGCGGGATGCCGCGCCCGCGAAAATAACTGACTTCGCTTCCGGTTCTCTGCTCGACAATGCGTTCGAGCCGGTTCTGCGGCGCCGCGAACCTGCCGTCGAGGCAGTGTTCCAGGCGCTTTCCAGGGTCGGCACACCGCGATTGACCGGGTCGGGAAGTGGCTGTTTCGTCGAATTCGCCACGCGCGCTGCTGCAGAGCAGGCCCTGGCGCAGTTGCCGGGCAGTCTGCGGGCGTGGGTGGTGGAGGGTGCAGCGCACTCCCCTCTGCTCGACGCACGGGACGCGATGAAGGTTTGA